The Porphyrobacter sp. LM 6 sequence CCTCAGAAACCTCGGGCATGGGCTTGATGCACTGTGCCGGCTCTTCCGCATTAGTAGCGGTTGCGGCTTAGTCTCGTCCGCCTAGCATTTGAAATAACAAACTGTGATTCATCGATAAAATGTAATTTTGTTGTTGACGAAGCATTGTTGGGAGCGTATCTGTTCCGAAATTCAAAGCTCAGAACTGCGCCCGGAGCCCACAGGCTTTCGGGCGTTGTTCGTTTCAGGCTGACTCATTCATTGCTGAGGGTCAGGCTCATAAGCATAGGATTTTAAGAAAACATCCGTACTCAGTTAGGCTTGACCATATCTAGATCCACCTCGATAACTCGCGTCTTGGGTCTGCCAAATGTCGAAGTTTTATACGAAAAGTTGAATTCAAAAAGCCCAGTTGGCATTTGCCCCTCTCGAACGACGTAATTTTCCAGGGCGTACTTCAAAGCGGCAACTAGGCCAGGGCCTGCTGCACGACCATTTTGCTCCTCATTAGAAGCCCAAGCTTTTATAATAATCTCAATTTCACTTTTGTGCGGGCTTATGGCGCCCTCCCTGGTGCGCCGTTCCGTCTCCCTCTCAAGCTGAAGCTTGGCACTATCCGCAGCAGCCTTGGCATCCAAACTGGATCTCAACATGTCCCAATCCACGCTGTTGAGTTCAACCATATTACGTATTTCACGAAAAACATCTGCGTCGTCACAGCCTAGCTCAAAGCGAGCATACGCGACCGTATCTATGGCGCCTGCCAAATCATCTTGCGTCTGTTCGATCATATTTTCGATTTCGACATCGTCTAACTCCAGCACTAGACCGACGAATTGACATCCCGCTTCGCCTGACCAGGCAGCGGCAAGAAGCTGAGCTTCTGGGATTTTCGCGCCACGAACGTCGATATCATCGGGGGATTTTTCCTCATGATACGGCGGGGATTTCTCAACAATGAAGGAAACGCGGCCTCGCCAGCCATCCGAAAGCTTCACCTCTCCTAGCTTTTCTCGACCATCGAGTGATGTTCCACCTGCGAACACGTCGTAAACTTCGTCATTCAGTTTGAATTCGACATAGGAAGTGCCGCCCATCCCAGGACCGGCACCCCAAATTTCTGCAGTCACCCTTACGTTCTTTGGTGGCATACGAATCCCACTTCGATCCCGGATTAGACTTTGGATTGATTATATCTAACCATCTCGCGGAATGCGATCAAAAGCATAGACTTCGTGGAAGACGCGGGGTCGCCCAGCGCATTCGGCGCCTCAAGGCAGAACCTCTATGCCGCGACTGCGCCGCCGCCGGGATTGTCCGCGAGGCGACGGTACCTGACCATATTGTGCCGCTGGCCCATGGTGGATCGGATGAGGACAGCAACATTCGCTGCCTCTGCGCCGAGTGCCATGCCAGGCGGACTGCCGAACAATTCGGCAAACGCAGGACGGTCGCCGTGGGCCCCGATGGATGGCCGTTATCCGGCTAAGTGATAGTTCTAAAGTACTCCAGGATCTCATCGGTGAGATCCGCAAGGCGCGTTGCAGTTTCATTTTGGAGCCTGCCGGTTGCGACGCCCCAAAGCATAGCCTGATCGTTCTGCGGGATCTCGCCGTAACGATCAATGTACCAGGCCAGCCGAAGGGCCAGTTCCTTCTGAATGTCTGCCATCATCCACCTCTCGGCCCATTTAGACACATTCGGCTGATTGCAAATAGAGGGGGGCGGGATCCCAAAGTCTGGCCCCTCGGCGGGGGACACCGCGCTTGGCCCAAACTTTTCGCAACCGCGAGTCAGCGACCGGGGGTCAGAAACCCGAAAGTCTCAGAATTCCGTCTATTTGAGTTGCTATCGTCTCCGAACAGAGCGGTAGTCGCTTCACAAAGACGGAGCGATGCAGATGACCAAGCCGACCCTTCCGACTGCGAACGAAGCCTGGGGTTTCTTCGGAACTGCAGCTGGCTTTACGGACGCTCAGGAAGCTTGGGGGATAGTATTCCCGGCAGTTGCCAAGGCCACCGGTGGAAGCGCCGAGGGCGTTCGGGATTTTCTCGATAGCCGCCACGGCCGGCACTTCGCAGACGACGTGCACAATGGGATTCACGCCGGGCTTACTATTGGTGCAGCGATCGACGCAGCCATCACCCGCTGGATGGGATGGAAGATCGACCGCGCAACATCGCGCGAAACCAGTATCCCTAAGGGGCTACCCTACCTGACTGGCTTTGTCGGCCTTTACGAAATCATGGCAGAAGCGGAATGAGCGCGGGCATCACCAGCACCATTCGCCTTGCGATCCGCACTCTGCCCGAGAATTTCGACCGTAGCCGGATCGTCACGGTGCTCGAGACGATCGAGGAGGAACTCTACGAGGGCGGCGTCTATGCAAGTGCCTCCGCCGATAGCATGGCCATCGAGATCATAGTGCGGACCGATCAGTTGCTCGACACGGCCAAGGTGCTGAACGAACTCGATCTGATTTGATTGGTGGGCCCGGCAGGACTCGAACCCGCGACCTAGCCGTTATGAGCGGCCAGCTCTAACCAACTGAGCTACAGGCCCCACCACCAACGCCCATAGCGATTTTTCAACATTGCAAACAAGTGCCGCAAGCCTTCCGGGCTCCTGCGGCCGAACCCGTTTCTAGGACATCTATGGATCAGAACTGGCCGGCCCAGAGCAGCGAGCTCTGGCCGATAGAGAAGATTACGCCCTACGCGCGCAACTCCCGCACGCACTCGGATGAGCAGGTCGCCCAGATCGCGGCATCAATCCGCGAATGGGGCTGGACCAATCCGATCCTCGTCGATGAAAATGGCGGCCTGATCGCTGGTCATGGCCGTCTGCTTGCTGCGCGAAAGCTGGGCTTGACCCAGATCCCGACCATGGTCGCCAAGGGCTGGAGTGAAGCCCAGAAGAAGGCCTACGTCATCGCGGATAACAAGCTGGCGCTGAACGCTGGTTGGGACCTCGAACTGCTGGCCGTCGAACTCGGCGATCTGCAGGGCTTCGACTTCGACCTGATGCTGACCGGGTTCTCGGACGACGAGCTGTCAAAGCTGTTGGCCGAGAAGACCGAGGGCAACACCGACCCGGACGAGATCCCCGAGGCTCCGATCGATCCCGTCGCCAAACCCGGCGATGTCTGGTTGCTGGGAAAGCACCGGCTGGTCTGCGGCGACAGCACCGATGCCGATACGGTCGCCAAGGCACTGAACGGCGTCTCTCCCCATCTGATGGTGACCGATCCGCCCTATGGCGTCGAATATGACCCGGGTTGGCGTGAGAAGGCCGGCGTTGCCGCTTCTGGCACCGCCAAAGGCAAGGTGTTGAACGACGATAAGGCCGACTGGCGCGAAGCCTGGGCATTGTTCCCGGGCGATGTCGCCTATGTCTGGCACGCTGGGCTTTATGCGGGCGTGGTCGGCGACAGCCTAGCTGCCTGCGATCTTATGCTTCGCTCCCAGATCATCTGGGACAAGGGCCAGCTCGTCCTCTCGCGCGGCGATTATCACTGGGAGCATGAGCCGTGCTGGTATGCTGTGAAAAAGGGCGCAAAAGGTCACTGGGCCGGCGACCGCAAGCAGACGACCGTCTGGCATATCGCCAAGCCCAAGAAGAACGAGACGGGTCACGGAACGCAAAAGCCGGTCGAGTGCATGAAGCGCCCGATCGAGAACAACTCCAGCCCAGGCCAAGCGGTCTATGAGCCTTTCTCTGGTTCGGGCACCACTATCATCGCCGGCGAGATGACCGGCCGCGCAGTGCATGCCATCGAGCTTAACCCCGCTTACATCGATGTCGCCGTGAAGCGCTGGCAGGATTTTACCGGCAAGACTGCTACCCTCGAAGGCGATGGCCGGACCTTCAATGAAATAGCTGGGATCGTCAGCAGCGATGATCCCGCCAGTACCGATCCCATCTCAGAGCCCAGCCACCCCTGACCATCGCGCAAGAGATATCGCCAGATTTCGGCGACACGCACCAAGCCGCAGTTCGTGCCCCACCGGCCCCGCCTTCAGAGCGGCACTCCATTGCCGGACCGCTTACCAGAATATGCCCTTCACGCGACACGCCAACCGGGCGGCCGATCAGCCTGACCAGCGCATCTCGAGCTTCTTCCGCTGAGGCACGCGGGCATGGCTGATTGGATCTGCAGCTACCGTCGCTTTCACGCGCAGCGATGCCGGACAGGCGGATACGCGGACCTTCGGCGCACCAGACCGGCCCATCACCGTCCCAGACCCGGGTCGGCGTGCAAGTAAACGTCGTTCCTTGCGGTGCAATCGCTGCGGCAACGGCCATGATCAGAAATTCAAATATCGTCGTGTCCTCGGATTTGGGAGGCTTGGAACCGGTCAGGCGCGAGACATAGAGGAAGGCGCTCGGCCATGAAACCCGGAACGAAACCCAAGCCTACCCATCTGAAGCTGGTCACGGGTAATCCCGGCAAGCGGACACTGAACCGCAAGGAAGCCAAGACCAAGGCAGCGATCCCGGCGGCGCCCGCCCACCTTTCCGCCGACGCGGTCGAGGAATGGAGCCGGGTAGCAACCGAGCTCTTCAACCTCGGGATCCTCTCCCAAATCGATCGGGCTGCGCTCGCTGCTTACACACAAGCCTACGGACGCTGGGTTCAGGCTGAGCGCGCAATCGCCAAGATGGCCGAGAAGGACAAGCTGACCGGCGGCCTCATGATCAAGACATCGAACGGCAACGCGATCCAGAACCCACTGGTGGGCACCGCCAACAAGGCGGCGGCGGACATGATGCGTTACGCCGCAGAATTCGGGATGACGCCCAGTGCCAGGAGCAGGATCTCGGCCGAGCCGCCGCAAGAAACTGGCGATCCCGCCGACCGGTTCTTCGCCTGACCGCACGCTGGCCTATGCCAAGGCGGTGGTGTCGGGTGAGATTGTTGCCGGGCCGCACGTTCGTAATGCCTGCCAGCGGCACATCGACGATCTGAAGCGTAAGGATGGCATCTGGTTCGACCATGAGGCCGCAAACCACGCCTTCGCCTTTTTCGAGGAGGTGCTGAAGTTGTCAGAAGGCCAGTTTGAGGGGCAACCCTTCGAACTCCAGCCAAGCCAGGCCTTCATCGTCGGCTCGCTGTTCGGCTGGAAGCGAAAAGACGGCCGGCGCCGGTTCCGCCGGGCTTACATCGAACAAGGCAAAGGTAACGGGAAGTCCCCGGTTGCTGGCGGCATTGGCATTTACGGTATGACCGCCTGCAAGGAGGCCGGCGCCCAGATCTACGCGGCGGCGGCCAAGAAGGAGCAGGCCAACATTCTGTTCCGCGATGCGGTGCGGATGGTCCGGCAATCACCAGCCTTGGATCGGAGGCTCAACTTCTCGGGCGGTCCGGGGCGCGAATTCAACATCGCGCATCTGGCAAGCGGAAGCTTCTTTCGACCGGTGTCGCGCGATACCGGCAAGACTGGCTCGGGCCCGCGGCCATACTTTGTGCTGGCGGACGAGATCCACGAGCTTCCGGATCGCTCGATCATCGAAATGCTGGAGCGCGGCTTCAAGTTCCGCCGCGATCCGCTGCTGTTCATGATCACGAACTCCGGTTCGGACCGCAACTCAGTCGCGTGGGAGGAACACGAACACGCGGTCCGGGTTGCGGCTGGTAATCCCGATGCAGTGACCGACCCGACCTTTCTGGGTCAGGTTATCGACGACACGACGTTCAGCTACGTTTGCGCGCTCGATGAGGGCGACGATCCGCTGAGCGACCCCAGCTGCTGGATCAAGGCAAACCCGCTGCTGGGTGTGACGATTACGGAGCAATATCTCTCGGAGGTCGTGGCCCAGGCCAAGGCTATCCCCGGACAGCTCAACGGAATTCTGCGTCTTCACTTCTGCGTCTGGACCGATGCCGAAACTGCCTGGATGGCTCGGGCAACGCTCGAGCCATTGCTTGCAGAGTTCGAGCCCAAGGCCGGTCAGTCTGTCTGGCTCGGGCTCGACCTCAGTCAGAACCGCGACCTGACCGCATTGGCGGCAGTCCAGCGCAATGGCGAGAAGGACGGCAAGCCCTGCTTTGATGCCTGGGTCGAAGTCTGGACGCCAGGCGATACGTTGGCGGCACGCGTGCTGCGGGACAAACAGCCATACGACCTCTGGGTCGCAGACGGATTTCTGAATGCGCCGACCGGCGAGAACATCAGCTTTCGTCATGTGGCGCAGGCACTCGCCGAACTTGCTTCGGACTACCGGGTCGAGGCGGTCGCCTATGACCGTTACGCCTTTCGCCGGTTCGAGGAAGAAGTGGCCGAGCTCGGGCTCGACCTGACCTTTGTCGAGCATCCGCAGGGCGGCACCAAGCGGGCCAAGCCAGCGGGTGAGATGACCGAAGGCCTCTGGATGCCGGGCTCGCTGCGGCACCTTGAAGAACTGATATTAGAGGGCCGCATCCGCCTGAAGCGCAATCCGGTCCTCATTTCTGCAATGATGTCGGCGGTCACCGAGACCGACCGCTGGGACAACAAGTGGCTCTCCAAGCAGCGGGCCATCAACAAGATCGACGCAGCCGTCGCGCTGTGCATGGCAGTGGGGGCGGCAATGGCAGGCGACACCAGCGGCTCCATTGACGACTGGCTGAAGAGCCTGAAGGCATGAACATTTTCCAGAAGGCGTTCGGCTACATCGCGCGCTCTATCGGCCTCACCGATCCACGGCTGGTGCAGGCGGTGGGTGGGCGCACGACTACAACTGGCGAGGTGGTTTCGACCACCTCGGTCCTAGGGCTCGCCTCGGCCTGGGCTTGCGTGAATTTGCTGGCCGGCACGATCGCCTCGCTGCCGCTCATGGTCTACCGGACCCGAGGCGGCGCGCGGACGATAGCAACTGACCATCCGCTCTACCGGATCCTGCATGACAGCCCCAATGCCGACCAGACCGCGGTCGATTTCTGGGAGTTCATCTGCGCCTGCATTGAGCTCAATGGCAATGCCTATGCCGAGATCATCCGGGGCAGCAATGGCCGGGTGGTGGCGCTCAGCGTACCAATCGCGCCGGAATTGATGACCGTGCGCCGTCTGCGCGACGGCAGCCTCGAATACGAGTGGTCGGACAACGGCGTTCGGCAGATCGCCTCTCAGGACAACATGCTCCACATCCGGGGCTTCGGTGGCAATCCTCTGGGCGGGCTTTCGACCCTCTCGTTCGGCCGCCAGACCTTCGGGCTCGCCCAGGCGATCGAACGAGCCTCGGGCGACACGTTTCGCAATGGGGTGCGCCCCTCTGGGCTCCTGAAGACTGCCGACACGCTGACCCTCGATCAACGCAAAATGGCCGAGGAGCTGCTGCAGGAGAAGTTTGCCGGCGCGATCAATGCCGGGCGGCCGATGCTGCTCGATCGCGGGATGGACTGGGTTCAGCTCTCGATCAGTCCGGAAGATGCACAGATGCTGCAGAGCCGGGCCTTCTCGGTCGAGGAGGTCTGCCGCTTTTTCGGCGTGCCGCCTTTCATGGTCGGACACACTGAGAAGACCACGAGCTGGGGTACCGGCCTCGAGCAGCAGACGCTGGGGTTTCAGAAGTTCACGCTGCGACGACGTCTGAAACGCATCGAGCAGGCGCTGGCGAAGCAGCTGCTTTCTCCGGCTGATCGTCAGGCTGGCCTCGTCATTGAGTTCAACCTCGAGGGTCTGCTGCGCGGCGACAGCGGCGCGCGGGCCTCCTTCTACCAGCAGATGCTCTCGAACGGCGTGATGACCATCAACGAGGTCCGCGCCCTTGAAAACCTGCCGCCTGTCGTGGGCGGCGATGTCCCCCGCATGCAGATGCAGAATGTACCCATTACGCAGGCCGGCACGAGCGTTGTGCCTGCGCTGCCGCCTGCAGATCCCGGAGTTGCCCAATGAACCATCTCGATTTTGTTCTCGATACCAAGGCCGTCACCGAAGACGGGAAGATCGAGGGGCTCGCGGCTGGTTACGGCAATGTCGATGCAGGCGGCGATGTCATCGTGCCCGGAGCACTCGCCCGGTCCCTAAAAGGCCGCAAGTCTGTGCCGATGCTGATGTATCACGATCAGACCCGCCCGGCAGGCGTGTGGACGGACTTTGC is a genomic window containing:
- a CDS encoding thermonuclease family protein, with the protein product MAVAAAIAPQGTTFTCTPTRVWDGDGPVWCAEGPRIRLSGIAARESDGSCRSNQPCPRASAEEARDALVRLIGRPVGVSREGHILVSGPAMECRSEGGAGGARTAAWCVSPKSGDISCAMVRGGWALRWDRYWRDHRC
- a CDS encoding terminase large subunit; the protein is MPGAGSRPSRRKKLAIPPTGSSPDRTLAYAKAVVSGEIVAGPHVRNACQRHIDDLKRKDGIWFDHEAANHAFAFFEEVLKLSEGQFEGQPFELQPSQAFIVGSLFGWKRKDGRRRFRRAYIEQGKGNGKSPVAGGIGIYGMTACKEAGAQIYAAAAKKEQANILFRDAVRMVRQSPALDRRLNFSGGPGREFNIAHLASGSFFRPVSRDTGKTGSGPRPYFVLADEIHELPDRSIIEMLERGFKFRRDPLLFMITNSGSDRNSVAWEEHEHAVRVAAGNPDAVTDPTFLGQVIDDTTFSYVCALDEGDDPLSDPSCWIKANPLLGVTITEQYLSEVVAQAKAIPGQLNGILRLHFCVWTDAETAWMARATLEPLLAEFEPKAGQSVWLGLDLSQNRDLTALAAVQRNGEKDGKPCFDAWVEVWTPGDTLAARVLRDKQPYDLWVADGFLNAPTGENISFRHVAQALAELASDYRVEAVAYDRYAFRRFEEEVAELGLDLTFVEHPQGGTKRAKPAGEMTEGLWMPGSLRHLEELILEGRIRLKRNPVLISAMMSAVTETDRWDNKWLSKQRAINKIDAAVALCMAVGAAMAGDTSGSIDDWLKSLKA
- a CDS encoding HNH endonuclease codes for the protein MAYESHFDPGLDFGLIISNHLAECDQKHRLRGRRGVAQRIRRLKAEPLCRDCAAAGIVREATVPDHIVPLAHGGSDEDSNIRCLCAECHARRTAEQFGKRRTVAVGPDGWPLSG
- a CDS encoding phage portal protein, with amino-acid sequence MNIFQKAFGYIARSIGLTDPRLVQAVGGRTTTTGEVVSTTSVLGLASAWACVNLLAGTIASLPLMVYRTRGGARTIATDHPLYRILHDSPNADQTAVDFWEFICACIELNGNAYAEIIRGSNGRVVALSVPIAPELMTVRRLRDGSLEYEWSDNGVRQIASQDNMLHIRGFGGNPLGGLSTLSFGRQTFGLAQAIERASGDTFRNGVRPSGLLKTADTLTLDQRKMAEELLQEKFAGAINAGRPMLLDRGMDWVQLSISPEDAQMLQSRAFSVEEVCRFFGVPPFMVGHTEKTTSWGTGLEQQTLGFQKFTLRRRLKRIEQALAKQLLSPADRQAGLVIEFNLEGLLRGDSGARASFYQQMLSNGVMTINEVRALENLPPVVGGDVPRMQMQNVPITQAGTSVVPALPPADPGVAQ
- a CDS encoding phage terminase small subunit P27 family; translation: MKPGTKPKPTHLKLVTGNPGKRTLNRKEAKTKAAIPAAPAHLSADAVEEWSRVATELFNLGILSQIDRAALAAYTQAYGRWVQAERAIAKMAEKDKLTGGLMIKTSNGNAIQNPLVGTANKAAADMMRYAAEFGMTPSARSRISAEPPQETGDPADRFFA
- a CDS encoding site-specific DNA-methyltransferase, whose translation is MDQNWPAQSSELWPIEKITPYARNSRTHSDEQVAQIAASIREWGWTNPILVDENGGLIAGHGRLLAARKLGLTQIPTMVAKGWSEAQKKAYVIADNKLALNAGWDLELLAVELGDLQGFDFDLMLTGFSDDELSKLLAEKTEGNTDPDEIPEAPIDPVAKPGDVWLLGKHRLVCGDSTDADTVAKALNGVSPHLMVTDPPYGVEYDPGWREKAGVAASGTAKGKVLNDDKADWREAWALFPGDVAYVWHAGLYAGVVGDSLAACDLMLRSQIIWDKGQLVLSRGDYHWEHEPCWYAVKKGAKGHWAGDRKQTTVWHIAKPKKNETGHGTQKPVECMKRPIENNSSPGQAVYEPFSGSGTTIIAGEMTGRAVHAIELNPAYIDVAVKRWQDFTGKTATLEGDGRTFNEIAGIVSSDDPASTDPISEPSHP